CATGAACGCTGCGCTCGCGGCGAGTGCAGCGGCCGCGATCGGCCCAAGGTCTGGCACTCGCTCTGGCCAGTCGACGTGATATGTGGTGTGCCGGGTAGGTGTGGGAAACCCGACCGAGGACCGCGCCCGGCGTAGGTCGTCGTAGGCCACCGTCTGGGTTGTCTCGCGGTCATTATCGACCACATAGGCGACCCGTTGTTCGTCATCGTATCCGGTGATGACAATGTCGTGACGGCTCATGTGCAATCGGACGCGCAGGTAAGGAAGTTCGCCGATGTCAGCCCAGACCATGACGGGTCGACCTTTGTCGATTTCGTCGGTCACAAATGCCCATCCCACGTCCGGGTCATCGGTCGATCGCACGACGAACTTTGCGCCAACCCGGGAGAGGTAATCCTGTTCCAGGTCGCTTCCTCGTCCTACCAGGTACACCTGGGGGAACAACTGCGTAGAGCGGACGTACGAGAAGTCCAAGGCTCCGCCGAGGGTGAAGACCAATCCTTCACTGAGTGCTTCTGTCCCCCATCCGAGTTGGGCCCATTCAGTAAGGTCACGAAGCGCACCGGAACCACAGTGCCCTCCCCTCCTATGGGGATAGGGAATTTGAATCCTCGTCATCGCCGCTTCCTTCCTTGTCAGTAGCACTGTTGAGACTCGTCAAAAGCTACGTTTCATCACGGCTTCCCGGCTGACAGTAGGTGCCAACACCAACACGCGTGACCGCAGCCAACCTCAGCCGCGCATCTCGACCGCCTATGGCGATGGGGCACATTGACTTTCGATCGCTAGTCCTGCATCAACACGTCAACGGTAAGAGCCACAGACGCGCAGCACTCAACCGTTGTACTCAGCTCGCTTGCTCCCGTGGTCGCGCTCCCGCGCTTCGGCTGCTTTATCAGAATCGGATGAGTCCTCGGATGTTGCGGCCCGATCGCATATCCGCGTAGCCTTCGTTGATCTGATCGAGGGTGTACTCACGGGTGATCAGCTCATCCAGCTTGAGGTGTCCGGCGTTGTAGAGCTCGACGAGCCGCGGGATGTCGTGGGCGGCGTTCGACGAACCGTACAGAGCGCCGCGGATCTGCTTTTCATACAGCGTCAATTCCAGCAGTGAACCCGACATCGAGGTGTCTTCGGGGTGCCCGATCGCGGTAACGACCACACGGCCGCGTTTACCGACCAAGGACAGCGCCTCGCCGATGTAGGACCCTTCGGCGACATCGGTGGTCAAGACGCAGACATCGGCGAGTTTGCCGCGGGTGATGTCACTGATCAGTGACCAGGCCTCGTCGATCGTGGCAACGGCATGCGTCGCACCGAAACCGCCGGCTTGTTCACGCTTGAACGCCACCGGATCGACAGCCACGATGTTCAACGCGCCCGCGATGCGGGCACCCTGAATCGCATTCATGCCGATGCCACCGGCTCCGATC
This genomic stretch from Mycobacterium paraterrae harbors:
- a CDS encoding BtrH N-terminal domain-containing protein, translated to MTRIQIPYPHRRGGHCGSGALRDLTEWAQLGWGTEALSEGLVFTLGGALDFSYVRSTQLFPQVYLVGRGSDLEQDYLSRVGAKFVVRSTDDPDVGWAFVTDEIDKGRPVMVWADIGELPYLRVRLHMSRHDIVITGYDDEQRVAYVVDNDRETTQTVAYDDLRRARSSVGFPTPTRHTTYHVDWPERVPDLGPIAAAALAASAAFMRGGAVGAPLLRIEAAEVESSGLKGVQDFADDVGHWPTLFDDDALTAALFGLGAFIEKAGTGGGLFRTLQADGCQNIADLLDDAATAEAAAAARHASKAWSTLAAAATDAGTSLRSRSLAAAKVAATIPDAETRLVEALETASRSVGTVDTGIEAHLKGYP